The proteins below come from a single Caulobacter segnis ATCC 21756 genomic window:
- a CDS encoding Flp family type IVb pilin — translation MSKFVTRFLKDESGATAIEYGLIVALIAVVIVTAVTTLGTKLGTAFGKAGDAIEKPAGN, via the coding sequence ATGAGCAAGTTCGTCACGCGCTTCCTGAAGGATGAATCCGGCGCCACGGCCATCGAATACGGCCTGATCGTCGCCCTGATCGCCGTTGTGATCGTGACCGCCGTCACGACCCTCGGCACCAAGCTCGGCACCGCCTTCGGCAAGGCTGGCGACGCCATCGAAAAGCCGGCTGGCAACTAA
- a CDS encoding CpaD family pilus assembly lipoprotein — protein sequence MTRNTPVKTVLKTGLWLAAVASLCACASTPAPAPAPQAATETQVWAERVKVTPAPDEILLMVHATGLSDNQRVALQALVGRWLQAEGRELVVTAPSGAGAMAVQVRERLIFLGAPAAHVRIVGADPSLPPEPVLRVGFVRYEAEVPKCGQAWESLTATRDNKAYENFGCAVAANMAAQVANPEDLVRPRDMTPADAGRRDTVMGKYRRGEITSSARDDQASGAISKAIP from the coding sequence ATGACGCGCAACACCCCCGTCAAGACCGTCCTAAAGACCGGCCTCTGGCTCGCCGCCGTGGCCAGCCTCTGCGCCTGCGCCTCGACGCCGGCCCCCGCGCCCGCGCCCCAGGCGGCGACCGAGACCCAGGTCTGGGCCGAGCGGGTCAAGGTGACCCCGGCGCCTGACGAGATCCTGCTGATGGTCCACGCCACCGGCCTGTCGGACAATCAGCGCGTGGCGCTGCAGGCCCTGGTCGGTCGCTGGCTGCAAGCCGAGGGGCGCGAGCTGGTCGTGACCGCGCCCAGCGGCGCCGGCGCCATGGCCGTCCAGGTGCGCGAGCGCCTGATCTTCCTCGGCGCGCCCGCCGCCCACGTCCGCATCGTCGGCGCCGACCCGTCCCTCCCGCCCGAGCCCGTGCTGCGCGTCGGCTTCGTCCGCTACGAGGCCGAAGTTCCCAAGTGCGGCCAGGCCTGGGAGAGCCTCACCGCCACGCGCGACAACAAGGCCTATGAGAACTTCGGCTGCGCCGTCGCCGCCAACATGGCCGCCCAGGTGGCCAACCCCGAGGACCTGGTCCGGCCGCGCGACATGACGCCCGCCGACGCCGGTCGCCGCGACACGGTGATGGGCAAGTATCGGCGCGGCGAGATCACCAGCTCGGCCCGCGACGACCAGGCCAGCGGCGCGATCTCCAAGGCGATCCCCTGA
- a CDS encoding type II and III secretion system protein family protein gives MSRRLLTVHLAALMGLSTASPVFADGPVRGSHVYPAAPRATPRPMAPAAAPVSLNGQVARVVLTADQTAATLELAKGKSAIVELPADVRDLLVTSPTVADAVLRDRRRVYIVGLAEGVTDAAFFDDAGRRILSLSIKVSQPVDQLADTLSRVLPDAKIEVRPIRDSVVLSGTVRSPAQSDAAARIAAQYVGGPDKVLNMLSIAGKDQVMLQVRIVEVRRNVIKQLGVDLNAVLGQLGQSQYSFGLSPTYSVNGNLLGGVTGGYKLDTTKQPTLQIPCGNGVGDAKCLAVVHGKVYHTGVIDPTTGREIVVGNGDTATISDTAGSTGVNQAKGMIQAFERVGLVRTLAEPNLTAVSGEAGHFLVGGEFPVPTGSDATGKIAIEFKPYGVGLGYTPVVMSGGRISLKISTEVSELSSLGAFTISNSTTSGNTTTTSAPLTVPGLSVRRAETTVELPSGGSFMIAGLLQQTTKQAIDALPGMTNMPILGSLFRSRDFLNGETELVIIVTPYIVDPAKPRDLQTPADGLRMAGDMSTVLLGRLNQVVKAPPGANAGRAYQGPVGYVIE, from the coding sequence ATGAGCCGCCGCCTGCTGACCGTCCATCTCGCCGCCCTGATGGGTCTGAGCACGGCGAGCCCCGTTTTCGCTGACGGCCCGGTGCGCGGCTCACACGTCTACCCGGCCGCGCCGCGCGCGACGCCGCGTCCGATGGCGCCCGCCGCCGCGCCGGTCTCGCTCAACGGCCAGGTCGCGCGCGTCGTGCTGACCGCCGACCAGACCGCCGCCACCCTCGAGCTGGCCAAGGGCAAGTCGGCGATCGTCGAGCTGCCCGCGGACGTTCGCGATCTGCTGGTCACCAGCCCGACCGTGGCCGACGCGGTGCTGCGCGACCGTCGCCGCGTCTACATCGTCGGCCTGGCCGAGGGCGTCACGGACGCGGCCTTCTTCGACGACGCCGGCCGCCGGATCCTGTCGCTGTCGATCAAGGTCTCCCAGCCGGTCGACCAGTTGGCCGACACCCTGAGCCGGGTGCTGCCCGACGCGAAGATCGAGGTCCGGCCGATCCGCGACAGCGTGGTGCTGAGCGGGACCGTCCGCTCGCCCGCCCAGTCCGACGCCGCCGCCCGCATCGCCGCCCAGTATGTCGGCGGCCCGGACAAGGTGCTGAACATGCTCAGCATCGCGGGCAAGGACCAGGTGATGCTGCAGGTCCGCATCGTCGAGGTGCGCCGCAACGTCATCAAGCAGCTGGGCGTGGATCTGAACGCGGTGCTCGGCCAGCTGGGGCAGAGCCAGTATTCGTTCGGCCTGTCGCCGACCTACAGCGTCAACGGGAACCTGCTGGGCGGGGTGACCGGCGGCTACAAGCTGGACACCACCAAGCAGCCTACCTTGCAGATTCCCTGCGGGAACGGCGTTGGCGACGCCAAGTGCCTGGCCGTGGTGCACGGCAAGGTCTACCACACCGGCGTCATCGACCCGACGACGGGTCGGGAGATCGTGGTCGGTAACGGCGACACCGCCACCATCAGCGACACGGCGGGCAGCACCGGCGTCAACCAGGCCAAGGGCATGATCCAGGCGTTCGAGCGCGTGGGCCTGGTGCGCACGCTCGCCGAGCCCAACCTGACGGCCGTCTCGGGCGAGGCCGGGCATTTCCTGGTCGGCGGCGAGTTCCCGGTCCCCACCGGCAGCGACGCGACCGGCAAGATCGCGATCGAGTTCAAGCCCTATGGCGTGGGCCTCGGCTACACCCCGGTGGTGATGTCGGGCGGCCGGATCTCGCTGAAAATCTCGACCGAGGTCTCGGAGCTTTCCAGCCTGGGCGCCTTCACGATCAGCAACAGCACGACCAGCGGCAATACGACCACGACCAGCGCGCCCCTCACGGTCCCCGGCCTGTCGGTCCGCCGGGCCGAGACCACGGTCGAGCTGCCCTCGGGCGGCTCTTTCATGATCGCGGGCCTGCTGCAGCAGACCACCAAGCAGGCGATCGACGCCCTGCCGGGCATGACCAACATGCCGATCCTGGGCTCGCTGTTCCGCTCGCGCGACTTCCTCAACGGCGAGACCGAGCTCGTCATCATCGTCACGCCCTACATTGTCGATCCGGCCAAGCCGCGGGACCTGCAGACGCCGGCCGACGGGCTGCGGATGGCCGGGGACATGAGCACGGTGCTGCTGGGTCGGCTGAACCAGGTGGTCAAGGCGCCGCCGGGCGCGAATGCGGGGCGCGCGTACCAGGGCCCCGTGGGCTATGTGATCGAGTAG
- a CDS encoding TadE/TadG family type IV pilus assembly protein, whose translation MSARGPVLPRFWRDRRGASAVEFALIAPVLIVMYCGMAEFTQAMMAQRRLTNITSSIGDLTAQASQTGPARTTDIFTIGAIIMSPFPTGGLKMCLASVVSDANGKATVAWSQASAAGMAECPTKGAVLTDVPLAVLPANKSVILSRTAYVYSSPIQFMLPRPLTFTRTLYLRPRRVDAVLWSIAS comes from the coding sequence ATGAGCGCGCGCGGCCCCGTCTTGCCGCGCTTCTGGCGCGACCGGCGCGGCGCCTCGGCCGTGGAGTTCGCCCTGATCGCGCCGGTGCTGATCGTCATGTATTGCGGCATGGCCGAGTTCACCCAGGCGATGATGGCCCAGCGCCGGCTGACCAACATCACCTCCTCGATCGGCGACCTGACCGCCCAGGCCTCCCAGACCGGGCCGGCGCGAACGACGGACATCTTCACGATCGGCGCGATCATCATGTCCCCCTTCCCGACGGGAGGACTGAAGATGTGCCTGGCCAGCGTGGTCTCGGACGCGAACGGCAAGGCGACGGTGGCCTGGTCTCAGGCCTCGGCGGCGGGCATGGCCGAGTGCCCGACCAAGGGCGCGGTTCTCACCGACGTTCCGCTCGCCGTGCTGCCGGCCAACAAGAGCGTGATCCTCTCGCGCACCGCCTATGTCTACAGCTCGCCGATCCAGTTCATGCTGCCTCGGCCGCTGACCTTCACCCGCACGCTCTACCTGCGCCCGCGCCGGGTGGACGCGGTGCTGTGGTCGATCGCGAGCTAG
- a CDS encoding aminotransferase class IV codes for MIAPNAIPHDAIPHDAIPFDDRGLLLGEGLFETLLALDGEVRHLDAHLDRMAGGCAVLGLPFDRAEAEGLCRRMIPATGRVALRLTLTGGSGGRGLDRPADQAPRLFARAAPVAPVTTPARAVLSTVRRNEGSPASRLKTLAYVDSVLARAEAVAAGADEALMLNNRGELVCGAAANLFWVADGRLFTPALHCGVLPGITRARLLAAQAVEEVAVGPEALDGVEAVFLTNSLIGLRPVSRLGERAFEPHPLVERLRAALPA; via the coding sequence ATGATCGCCCCCAACGCCATCCCCCACGACGCCATCCCCCACGACGCCATTCCCTTTGACGACAGGGGCCTGCTGCTGGGCGAGGGGCTGTTCGAGACCTTGCTGGCCCTCGATGGCGAGGTCCGTCACCTGGACGCCCACCTCGATCGCATGGCCGGCGGCTGCGCGGTGTTGGGCCTGCCGTTCGACCGGGCCGAGGCCGAGGGGCTGTGCCGCCGCATGATCCCGGCGACGGGCCGGGTGGCGCTGCGCCTGACCCTGACCGGCGGCTCGGGCGGCCGCGGCCTGGATCGGCCGGCCGACCAGGCGCCGCGTCTCTTCGCCCGCGCGGCGCCCGTCGCTCCGGTGACGACGCCGGCGCGGGCCGTGCTCTCGACCGTCCGTCGCAACGAGGGCTCGCCGGCCTCGCGCCTGAAGACCCTGGCCTATGTCGACAGCGTCCTGGCGCGCGCCGAGGCCGTCGCCGCCGGGGCCGACGAGGCCTTGATGCTGAACAATCGCGGCGAACTGGTCTGCGGCGCCGCGGCCAACCTTTTCTGGGTCGCGGATGGGCGGCTGTTCACGCCGGCGCTCCACTGCGGCGTCCTGCCGGGGATCACCCGGGCGCGGTTGCTGGCGGCGCAGGCCGTCGAGGAGGTCGCCGTGGGGCCCGAGGCTCTGGACGGCGTCGAGGCCGTGTTCCTGACGAACAGTTTGATCGGCCTGCGTCCCGTCTCGCGGCTGGGCGAGCGGGCGTTCGAGCCTCATCCGCTGGTCGAGCGCCTGCGCGCGGCGCTGCCGGCCTAG
- the cpaB gene encoding Flp pilus assembly protein CpaB, whose product MSPVRLLIVLIAAVSAIGMAVVLQRALGVKADKPVAAAAPAAAPAKPMTQVLVAKRDLAIGARLTQADIDWQAWPSDSVNAAFITNGAAPAEGETTSGAVALAKAAVTGQMIGGDPAKALDGAIVRDPILAGEPITARKIVRGGEGGYLSVVLTPGKRAVAVPVSADTTAGGFILPGDRVDVLSTRDAPLPGGVGGRVIIGETVLRNVRVLALDQKTVADKDAKSQIATSATLEVGAAEAEALAAAKAGGPVTLALRAYTDAGAPSGGFAGPSDPAAVRINRGGQTSSVVVRP is encoded by the coding sequence ATGAGCCCCGTCCGTCTCCTCATCGTCCTGATCGCCGCCGTGTCGGCCATCGGCATGGCCGTGGTGCTGCAACGCGCCCTGGGGGTTAAGGCGGACAAGCCCGTCGCCGCGGCCGCGCCCGCCGCCGCGCCGGCCAAGCCGATGACCCAGGTGCTGGTGGCCAAGCGCGACCTGGCGATCGGCGCGCGCCTGACCCAGGCCGACATCGACTGGCAGGCTTGGCCCTCCGACTCCGTCAACGCCGCCTTCATCACCAACGGCGCCGCGCCGGCCGAGGGCGAGACCACGTCGGGCGCGGTCGCCCTGGCCAAGGCCGCCGTCACCGGCCAGATGATCGGCGGCGATCCGGCCAAGGCGCTGGACGGCGCCATCGTCCGCGATCCCATCCTGGCCGGCGAGCCGATCACCGCCCGCAAGATCGTGCGCGGCGGCGAGGGCGGCTATCTCTCGGTGGTCCTGACGCCCGGCAAGCGCGCCGTGGCCGTGCCGGTCTCGGCCGACACCACGGCCGGCGGTTTCATCCTGCCCGGCGACCGCGTCGACGTGCTGTCGACCCGCGACGCCCCGCTTCCCGGGGGCGTGGGAGGCCGCGTGATCATCGGCGAGACCGTGCTGCGCAATGTCCGCGTGCTGGCCCTCGATCAGAAGACGGTCGCCGACAAGGACGCCAAAAGCCAGATCGCCACCTCGGCCACGCTGGAGGTCGGCGCGGCCGAGGCCGAGGCGCTGGCGGCCGCCAAGGCCGGCGGCCCGGTCACCCTGGCCCTGCGCGCCTATACCGACGCCGGCGCGCCTTCCGGCGGGTTCGCCGGCCCGTCGGATCCCGCCGCCGTGCGGATCAATCGCGGCGGCCAGACCTCCAGCGTCGTGGTGCGCCCATGA
- a CDS encoding pilus assembly protein N-terminal domain-containing protein, producing MRRFSFTLAALLVAWNVDAAAQSRPAALPLATGQAISLSLGGAMRDVVVGDPEVADVSIVNERTLVVLGKRPGVTNLLVFGAGGRALTDRQLIVSEAGGAAVTVYRGVTTSNYACPRECARLAPPAAGASPP from the coding sequence ATGCGTCGTTTTTCGTTCACCCTCGCCGCCCTCCTGGTCGCCTGGAACGTCGACGCCGCGGCCCAATCGCGCCCCGCCGCCCTGCCGCTGGCGACCGGCCAAGCGATCTCGTTGTCTCTGGGCGGCGCCATGCGCGACGTGGTGGTGGGCGATCCCGAGGTCGCCGACGTCAGCATCGTCAACGAGCGCACGCTGGTCGTTCTGGGCAAGCGCCCGGGCGTCACCAATCTGCTGGTCTTCGGCGCCGGCGGCCGCGCCCTGACCGATCGCCAGCTGATCGTCTCCGAAGCCGGCGGCGCGGCGGTGACCGTCTATCGAGGCGTCACCACCAGCAACTATGCCTGCCCGCGCGAGTGCGCTCGCCTGGCCCCTCCCGCCGCAGGCGCCTCGCCGCCCTGA
- a CDS encoding Flp family type IVb pilin, which translates to MTHLIKAFAKDESGVAGIQYGLFVAVIAVITTVCVTGLGVVFSPGARVTGVGLGGE; encoded by the coding sequence ATGACGCACCTGATCAAGGCCTTCGCCAAGGACGAGTCCGGCGTCGCGGGCATCCAGTATGGCCTGTTCGTCGCCGTGATCGCGGTCATCACCACCGTCTGCGTCACGGGTCTGGGCGTGGTCTTCAGCCCCGGCGCGCGCGTCACGGGCGTGGGCCTCGGCGGCGAATAA
- a CDS encoding AAA family ATPase yields MAPADNDPFNLGLEDAESFTVGAVDPWRASAPPALEPTLGGFEDPLAPRAPAQAESAPSSVPDSRGSEAVIPRVTLHAFCARTETAAVLEQAAKDRRMARATTVVRMGGLAAAVDLYQDQPTPSLVMVESLDDAQRLLHHLDALAEVCDAGTKVVVIGQANDIALYRELMRRGVSEYLTPPLSALSVIRAIADLYADPSAPFVGRQVAFVGAKGGVGASTLAHNFAWTMSERLQTATVLADLDLAFGTAGLDFNQDPVQGVFDALSQPDRLDPVLMDRMMVRCGDRLSLFAAPATLDDDYEIGADAFDEVTHRIRAAAPYVVLDLPHIWSAWTRRVLLGSDELVVVATPDLASLRNAKNIIDLVRAARPNDAPPRLVLNQVGVPGRPEIPVKDFGEALGVEPSLVLLFDPKPYGLAANNGQMLAEIAPRSKAAEGIEQLARLISRREPPSPPKASLLSALFKKS; encoded by the coding sequence ATGGCGCCGGCCGACAACGATCCCTTCAACCTGGGTCTGGAGGACGCCGAGAGCTTCACGGTCGGCGCGGTCGATCCCTGGCGCGCCTCGGCGCCGCCGGCCTTGGAGCCGACGCTGGGCGGGTTCGAGGATCCGCTGGCGCCGCGCGCGCCGGCGCAGGCCGAAAGCGCCCCATCGTCGGTCCCCGACAGCCGGGGGAGCGAGGCGGTGATCCCGCGCGTCACCCTCCACGCCTTCTGCGCCCGGACCGAGACCGCCGCCGTTCTGGAACAGGCCGCCAAGGATCGGCGCATGGCGCGGGCGACCACGGTCGTCCGGATGGGCGGCCTCGCCGCGGCCGTTGACCTCTATCAGGATCAGCCGACCCCCTCCCTGGTGATGGTCGAAAGCCTGGATGACGCCCAGCGCCTGCTGCACCACCTGGACGCCCTGGCGGAGGTCTGTGACGCGGGGACCAAGGTCGTGGTGATCGGCCAGGCCAACGACATCGCCCTCTATCGCGAGCTGATGCGGCGCGGCGTCAGCGAGTACCTGACGCCGCCGCTGTCGGCCCTGTCGGTGATCCGCGCGATCGCCGACCTCTACGCCGACCCTTCCGCGCCGTTCGTCGGCCGCCAGGTGGCGTTCGTCGGGGCCAAGGGCGGGGTCGGCGCCTCGACGCTGGCGCACAACTTCGCCTGGACGATGTCCGAGCGCCTGCAGACGGCGACCGTGCTGGCGGACCTCGATCTGGCCTTCGGCACCGCCGGCCTCGATTTCAACCAGGACCCCGTGCAGGGGGTGTTCGACGCCCTCAGCCAGCCCGACCGGCTGGACCCGGTGCTGATGGACCGGATGATGGTCCGCTGCGGCGACCGCCTGTCGCTGTTCGCCGCGCCCGCGACCTTGGACGACGACTACGAGATCGGCGCCGACGCGTTTGACGAGGTCACCCACCGCATCCGTGCCGCTGCGCCCTATGTGGTGCTGGACCTGCCGCACATCTGGAGCGCCTGGACCCGCCGTGTGCTGCTGGGCTCGGACGAGCTGGTGGTGGTGGCCACGCCCGATCTGGCGTCCCTGCGCAACGCCAAGAACATCATCGACCTGGTGCGCGCGGCCCGTCCCAACGACGCCCCGCCGCGCCTCGTCTTGAACCAAGTCGGCGTGCCCGGCCGGCCGGAGATCCCGGTCAAGGACTTCGGCGAGGCCCTGGGCGTTGAGCCCTCGCTGGTGCTGCTCTTCGATCCCAAGCCCTACGGCCTGGCGGCCAACAACGGCCAGATGCTGGCCGAGATCGCGCCGCGCTCCAAGGCCGCCGAGGGGATCGAGCAGCTGGCGCGGCTGATCAGCCGCCGCGAGCCGCCGAGCCCGCCAAAAGCCTCGCTGCTGTCGGCGCTGTTCAAGAAGAGCTGA
- a CDS encoding A24 family peptidase → MQALQISLLMVFPALAIVGALKDLTSYTIPNWVSLALIAAFVPAALISGVSLPQIGVCLAVGLGALVLGMGMFAAGWIGGGDGKLLAACALWMGWPAVLPFLLYTGLAGGALTFAILALRSGWVAPMVAGGPAWVRRLGQSGGDLPYGVAIAAGALIAFPKALLAQGVLG, encoded by the coding sequence ATGCAGGCTCTCCAGATTTCTCTGCTGATGGTCTTTCCGGCCCTGGCCATCGTCGGGGCGCTGAAGGACCTGACCAGCTACACGATCCCCAACTGGGTCTCCCTGGCCCTGATCGCCGCCTTCGTTCCGGCCGCCCTGATCAGCGGCGTGAGCCTCCCCCAGATCGGAGTTTGCCTGGCCGTCGGCCTTGGAGCCTTGGTGCTGGGCATGGGCATGTTCGCGGCCGGCTGGATCGGCGGGGGCGACGGCAAGCTCTTGGCGGCCTGTGCTCTGTGGATGGGCTGGCCGGCGGTGCTGCCGTTCCTGCTCTACACCGGCCTGGCGGGCGGCGCGCTGACCTTCGCGATCTTGGCCCTGCGCTCGGGCTGGGTCGCGCCGATGGTGGCCGGCGGCCCGGCCTGGGTGCGCCGGCTGGGCCAGTCGGGCGGGGACCTGCCCTATGGCGTGGCGATCGCCGCGGGCGCTCTGATCGCTTTCCCAAAAGCGCTTTTGGCTCAAGGCGTTCTGGGCTGA
- a CDS encoding TadE/TadG family type IV pilus assembly protein, with translation MAHRFILDRARLRLARAAARFARAERGATAVEFALVSIPFLLLVMAMIELGLVFLVSLSLENAIIDAGRTIRTGEAQGAKVTATAFKTSVCNRMSWLGDRCADALSLDVRTFTDFAGVSASAANATAPNPTAWDPGQPGSIVLVRGYYTWPLVTPLMNTGLQSADGKRTIYAATAFMNEPYEQ, from the coding sequence ATGGCCCATCGCTTCATCCTCGATCGCGCGCGGCTGCGTCTCGCGCGCGCCGCGGCCCGCTTCGCGCGGGCCGAGCGCGGCGCGACGGCCGTGGAGTTCGCCCTCGTGTCGATCCCGTTCCTGCTGCTGGTCATGGCGATGATCGAGCTGGGCCTGGTGTTCCTGGTCTCGCTGAGCCTGGAGAACGCCATCATCGACGCCGGCCGCACGATCCGGACCGGCGAGGCCCAGGGCGCGAAGGTCACGGCGACCGCGTTCAAGACCAGCGTCTGCAACCGGATGAGCTGGCTCGGCGACCGTTGCGCCGACGCCCTCTCGCTCGACGTGCGAACCTTTACCGACTTCGCGGGCGTCAGCGCCTCGGCGGCCAACGCCACGGCGCCGAACCCGACCGCCTGGGATCCCGGCCAGCCCGGCTCGATCGTGCTGGTGCGGGGCTACTACACCTGGCCGCTGGTCACGCCCCTGATGAACACCGGCCTGCAGAGCGCGGACGGCAAGCGCACGATCTACGCGGCGACCGCCTTCATGAACGAGCCCTACGAGCAATGA
- the pabB gene encoding aminodeoxychorismate synthase, component I translates to MRRVAILTAPWREPVWALAPFRDEPYACAMMSGGQGGRWSYLLRAPDQTLSLTAADKTDPFAALADLLGPRQLTDPEGPPFQGGVVGLAAYELGDRVEALGLQRSDWPDLVCARYPALLAFDHHARQVLAIGRGASEGEADARARAALAWLDAPAAPRAQPDGPLCPDLAADDPATYEAAVAEVVERILSGEIFQANIARAWTGRLSPDADPFDLFMRLRGQSPAPFSAYLRLPGRAVVSNSPERFLKVQSDGAIETKPIKGTRPRDRDPARDLALAAELLASEKDRAENLMIVDLMRNDLARVSPPGSVRAQDLFRIESFANVHHLVSTVTARLAQGRGVADLLRASFPPGSITGAPKVQAMKVIAGLETPRGPYCGSLFWVGHDGALDSSVLIRTVALVEDGDGWRVEARAGAGIVADSDPRAERLEAEAKIAAIRRALTESLG, encoded by the coding sequence ATGCGCCGCGTCGCCATCCTCACCGCCCCCTGGCGTGAACCGGTCTGGGCCCTGGCGCCCTTCCGGGACGAGCCGTACGCCTGTGCGATGATGTCGGGCGGCCAGGGCGGGCGCTGGTCGTATCTGCTGCGCGCGCCGGACCAGACCCTCAGCCTGACCGCCGCCGACAAGACCGATCCCTTTGCGGCGCTGGCGGACCTGCTGGGCCCGCGCCAGCTGACCGACCCCGAGGGGCCGCCGTTCCAGGGCGGGGTCGTGGGCCTGGCCGCCTATGAGCTTGGCGATCGGGTTGAGGCGCTGGGCCTTCAACGCTCCGACTGGCCCGACCTCGTCTGCGCGCGCTATCCGGCCCTGCTGGCCTTCGATCACCATGCGCGCCAGGTGCTGGCGATCGGACGCGGGGCGAGCGAGGGCGAGGCGGACGCCCGGGCCCGCGCGGCCCTGGCCTGGCTGGACGCGCCGGCGGCCCCGCGCGCGCAGCCCGACGGCCCGCTCTGCCCTGATCTCGCCGCCGACGATCCGGCGACCTACGAAGCCGCCGTCGCCGAGGTGGTCGAGCGCATCCTGTCCGGCGAGATCTTCCAGGCCAACATCGCCCGCGCCTGGACTGGCCGCCTTTCGCCGGACGCCGACCCTTTCGATCTCTTCATGCGCCTGCGGGGCCAGAGCCCAGCGCCGTTCTCGGCCTATCTGCGCCTGCCGGGGCGGGCGGTGGTCTCCAACTCGCCGGAGCGATTCCTGAAGGTCCAGTCCGACGGCGCGATCGAGACCAAGCCGATCAAGGGCACGCGGCCGCGCGACCGCGATCCGGCCCGCGACCTCGCCCTGGCCGCCGAGCTCCTGGCCAGCGAGAAGGACCGGGCCGAGAACCTGATGATCGTCGACCTGATGCGCAACGATCTCGCGCGCGTCAGTCCGCCGGGCAGCGTCCGCGCGCAGGACCTCTTCCGGATCGAGAGCTTCGCCAACGTCCATCACCTGGTCTCGACGGTCACCGCGCGGCTGGCGCAGGGGCGCGGGGTCGCCGACCTGCTGCGGGCCAGCTTTCCGCCCGGTTCGATCACCGGCGCGCCCAAGGTTCAGGCCATGAAGGTCATCGCGGGGCTGGAAACACCGCGCGGCCCCTACTGTGGCTCCCTATTCTGGGTGGGGCATGATGGCGCACTCGACTCCAGCGTGTTGATCCGCACCGTCGCCTTGGTCGAGGATGGCGACGGCTGGCGGGTCGAGGCGCGCGCCGGCGCGGGGATCGTCGCCGACAGCGACCCGCGCGCCGAGCGGCTGGAGGCCGAGGCCAAGATCGCCGCCATTCGGCGTGCGCTGACAGAGAGCCTTGGATGA